In Gossypium arboreum isolate Shixiya-1 chromosome 5, ASM2569848v2, whole genome shotgun sequence, a single genomic region encodes these proteins:
- the LOC128292704 gene encoding uncharacterized protein LOC128292704, with protein MSAHFIPVRTDYSLQKLAKLYVSEIVRLHGVQASVISDRDPHFPSWFWKKLHEALGERRVLGLELVSGTEDKVRLIRDQLKAASDKQKSYADLKRREIEYIVGDFVFLKLELPLKLDRIHDVFHVSILRCYCSDSTHIVSIEEIKIRPDLTFKEEPVQILDRDVKVLRRKSILLVKVLWCNHSTKEATWESKDTMRQQYPHLF; from the exons ATGTCCGCCCACTTCATACCGGTTCGTACTGACTACTCTCTGCAGAAGCTGGCCAAACtatatgtgtctgagatagtgagattgcatggggtacaGGCTTCAgtcatttctgatagggatcctcactTCCCGTCTTGGTTCTGGAAGAAGctacatgaagctctgg GCGAGCGACGTGTTCTGGGTCTTGAACTGGTTTCTGGtaccgaggataaagttagattgaTTCGAGATCAACTGAAAGCGGCATCTGAtaaacaaaagtcatatgcagatctgaagcgtcGAGAGATAGAGTATATTGTGGGGGACTtcgtttttctcaag TTGGAACTACCTCTAAAATTGGATCGGATCCATGATGTTTTCCACGTCTCGATACTGAGGTGCTACTGCTCTGATTCCACGCATATTGTTTCTATTGAAGAGATCAAGAttaggccagatctgacctttAAAGAGGAGCCAGTTCAAATTTTGGATCGTGATGTAAAGGTTCTAAGAAGAAAATCCATCCTACTGGTTAAGGTTCTCTGGTGTAATCATAGCActaaggaggccacgtgggagtcgAAGGATACGATGCgacagcagtatcctcatctattctga